Within Meiothermus sp. Pnk-1, the genomic segment ATTTCCGGGTTGGGCCGGGTCTCCTCCACCTGGATGAGCCGCCCGTCCCGCAGATAGAGCACACGTTCGGCTTTCCGGGCCAGCTCGAGGTCGTGCGTCACCAGGATCACCGTGCGGCCCTGGCGGGCCTGCGCGCTGAGCAGTTCCACCACCTTGGTTCCTGAGCCAGAGTCCAGGTTCCCGGTGGGCTCGTCGGCAAAGAGGATCGGCGGGTTAAGGGCCAGCGCGCGGGCGATGGCCACGCGTTGCTGCTCACCGCCAGAGAGCTTATTGGGCAGGTGATGGGCCCGTCTTTCCAGTCCCACGCTGGCCAGAAGAGCCGCGGCGCGGGATTTGCGCTCGCGCTGAGGGATTCCCGCCAGCATCATCGGGAAGGCCACGTTCTCCCAGGCGGTGAGGGTCGGCACCAGGTTCCACTGCTGGAACACGAAGCCCATGTGCTTGAGCCGTACTTCCGAGCGGGCATCCTCGGAGAGCCTCGAGAGCACCGTGCCGTCTAAGCGCACCCCGCCCTCGGTGGGCACGTCGAAGCCCGCCAGCAGGTTCAAAAGCGTGGTCTTGCCCGAGCCCGAAGGCCCCACGATGGCGGTGAGGCCGGTGGGAAAGCGAAAGCTGAAATGATCCACCGCCACCACGTCGATCTCTCCTTGGTGGTAGCGTTTGTGTAGCTGGACGGCTTCTAGCATAGGTTCTCGTCCGCGAAGGCCGCTTGATGGGCTGAGGGGTAGCATACTACCGATGGGCCTCCGGGACTAAATGCGCCCCAGTGCCTCCACCACCGGGATGCGGCTGGCGGTACGGGCCGGGAGAAACCCGGCCAGCAAGCCCAACACTACCGCGACCAGCATAGCGAATAGCGCAAGCCGGAAGGTCACTGCGGAGAGGGCCAGGCCCACCTCGCGCACCGTGTACCAGTTGACCGCCGCAGAGGCCAGCCCACCCAGCCCTAGCCCCACCAGCCCACCCGCCAGCCCTAGCCACAGGGCTTCTAAAAGCACCAGGCCGAAGATAAATCCCCGCTTAGCTCCCAGAGCCCGCATCAGGCCGAACTCGCGGATGCGCTCGTAGACCGACATCATCACCGTGTTGGCCACCAACAGCCCGCCCACCACCAACGCCACCAGGCTGATGCCGAAGCGCACCAGGTCGGAGATCCGCACCGCCCGCTCGGCAAAGCGCAGCACGTCGCCGGTGGTCTGGGCGCTCACGCCGGGGATGCGTTCCTGAATGGCCTTGGCCACCTCCTCGGCCTTGCTGCCTTCGTGCAGAGAGAGCGCGATCGCGGTGTAGTTTGGGGTGTCGAGGGCCGCGCGTACGGCGCTCGCCGGTACGTAGATCACGTTGTCAGAAAGACCGCCGACGGGCTGCAAGATGCCCTCTACCCGGAGCGAGACACGGGGGGAGAGGCGCAGGGTCTTGCCGAGGGTGAGGCGGTTGCGCTCGGCGATCCGGCTGCCCACCACCGCGCCCCGGGGGCTGGGAGTGAGCGCCCCCTGGCGTACCGTCAAATGGGGATAGAGGGTTTTGGGGCTGACGCCGTCGGGGAGCCCCTGGAAGATAAAGGTACTCTGGGGGTCGAAGCCCCCTCGGGTGAGCACCACGTAGGGGATCGCCCGAACAATGCCCAACTCGCCCGCCAAGCCCTCGAGCTTCCGCACCGTGTCGGGGCCTAGCTCGGGGTAGCCGGGGCTGAAGGCCTCGACCCCCTCAGGGAGCACCAGGATGGCCGGGCCGACGCTGGAGAGTTCGGAGCTCAGCGCCCGGCGCAGACCTTCACCAAAGGATAGAAAGAGCACCATCGAGGCCGTCGAGACCACGATCCCCAGCAGGGTCAGGATGCTGCGGACGGGCCGGGCCCGCAGGTTTCGGTAGACCAGGGCGAGGACTTCCATCCCCTAAGGATACCCGCTGAATCCCGGCAGACGTTGGGCTAGGCTAAGGAGCCGTGAGCGCTGAGGTTTTCCCGTCCAGCTTTTGGCGCCTCGAATGCACCCTTTGCGGGGCCTGCTGTGCTGCGCCGGACATCTCTGCCTTGCGCAAGCCCCTGGGGGTTCCTTGTCAGCACCTGGACTCGAGCTGCCGGTGCACCATCTACGTCGATCGCCCCCAGGTCTGCCGCAGCTATACCCCGGACTGGGTCTGCGGCGAGGTGGCCCCGCTACCGACCCTCGCCGAGCGAGTCCGGCGCTACTTGGAGATCTACGGGCTCGAGTGCGCGGCCAGAAAGCTTGCCACTTCGGCCTCTGTGGGGAGCGAGGGCTGAGCCCCTTCCTGGGTCGTCGCCAGGGCTCCGGCGGCGCTGGCCCAGCGCAGGGCGGGGGCTAGGGCTTCTCCCTTGGCCAACCGGCTGGCTAGCATCCCCACGAAGGCATCCCCGGCCGCCGTCGTATCCACCGGCTGGACCGGGAAGGCCGGGACGTAGCCTTGCCCGCTGGAATCCGCCCAGACACAGCCCTCTGCCCCCAGGGTGATGACCGCGCTGGAGACCCGCTGGCACAAACCCTGCGCTGCCGCCAAAGCCCCCTCGAGGCCCTCCGGCGCTTTTCGCCCCAGCACCACCCCCGCCTCGAACTCGTTGACCACCAGCAGGTTCACGTCGCGGAGTTCGTCGGCGGTGAGGTTTCGCGCCGGGGCCGCGTTCAGGATTACCTGCGCCCCGGCTTCCCGGCCCCGGCGGGCCGCCTCGAGCGCGGTGGGAAGGGGGACCTCGAGCTGCAAAAGCACCACTTTCGCGCCTTGGAACGCCTCGGCGTTCAGGTCTTCCGGCAAGAGCCGATAGTTGCTCCCCGGCGCCACGATGATGCTGTTTTGCCCTTGGGCGTTCACCGCGATGAAGGCGACCCCGCTAGGGCCTTCCATGCGCTTGATCCAACGGGTGTCTATCCCGTCTTGGGCGAGCCCCTCCAAAAGCTGTGCGCCGAAGCCGTCGCTGCCCAAGCATCCGACCATCCGCACCGAACCGCCTGCTCGGGCCGCCGCCACTGCCTGGTTGGCTCCTTTCCCGCCGGGGAAGGTCTGGTAATCCGAGCCCAGCAGGGTCTCGCCGGGGAGGGGGTGGCGCTCGAGGTGCACCACCAAGTCCATGTTGATGCTGCCCACCACGATGATGTCTGGCACGTCTACAAACTACCACGCGGCTAAGAAGGAAGCCTGATACTCATGAGGTTGGTGCAACTGAGTTCCCTCCCACTGATTTGGGGCCCCCATGGAAGACGCTTTATCGATCCAGGAGAGAAAAAAATCGCCTTCCGCCTTCCACAACAAGCCTAAGTTGAGAAGTGGGGTACTTAGTGCACCCCGGCCTCGGTGATGGCTGCCGCCGAGTTGAGGGCGAAGCGCACGTTGCCACGGAACTCGTTGAGGTTGGTAGCGTTGACGTAGGTCATGGCGCTTTGTAGACCCTCGCGCAGCCTCGAGACCGCCTCTCGCGCGTCTTTGTGAAAAGCCCGCAGGGTCTGCGAGGAGCCCTCGATGTAGTTGCGCTTCTCGGTCACCAGCGAGGAGGCCATGCCGAAGAGCAACACCCCCTCGAGGTGACCGTCCTTTTTGATCAGCACCTCGTCTTCGAAAGACCCCGAGGCGAAGAACTTGCCCATCATCACCCCTTCGCTATAGGCCAGGGCCTTCACGAAGTCGCCCGAGGCATTCACCCCGCCGTCGGCGATGATCTGGGCGTCGGTGTAACCGGCGTGGTTGCGGAAGCGGTAGATCTCCTCGAGCAACGAGAGTTGCCCCACTCCCACCCCGGTGTTGATCCGCGTCGTGCAGACCGAGCCTGGCCCCACCCCCACCTTGATGGCGAAGTGCTTGAACCCCGAGAGCTTCATCAACCAGTAGGCATAGGCAAAGCCCTCGATGCTGCCCACATTCCCTAAGATGATCCCGCTTTCTACGCCTTGCGAGCGGATTTTAGCCAGCACCGGCAACACTGCCGCGTTGGCCCCGTGGGCGATATCAATAGAGGCGAAAGCCAAGTTGGGCTGCTGGAACAGCTCGTGTAGAAAGGCTTCGTCTTCGTGGATGCCGAGGGCCGCTCCGACCAAGGCCGGGGCGCTGGCTTTGACGTCCTGAATGCGCTCTATATCGGAAAGGCCCACCCTGGGCAGGATGTGGATTCCGCCGTTTCCTCCGTCCCACACGTCTCGGGCGAACCTCGAGCGCATCATGCTCATGGAGGCGCCGAAGGCCGGGAAGATCTCCTGGGGGCCGCGCAGGGTGTAAAAAAGCTGCCGGGTGTTTACCTGACTGCGCGAGATGGGGCGAGTGAGAAAGGTGGGGATGATGGACTTGTCGGCGAAGGTGTAATAGGTCTCGAGGCGGGGGAAGGGATAGCTGGCGATGGCGGTCTGGGCCTGCTCGAGGGCCTGGTGCGACAGCTGATCCAGCGCGGTTGTATCCACGAACCGTCATTGTAGCTCAGATAACCGACGAGCGTCTATGTATCATGGGTTTATGGTCACGCTCGAGCATCAGATCGTCGCCCCGCAGAAAAAGCGGTGGACAGTGGATGAGCTGTTGGCGATGGAAAAGGCGGGCCTGCTCGACCCTGAAAAGCGCATCGAACTCCTGGATGGCGAGGTGTACGAGATGCCCCCCACTAGTGAAGGCCATGCCAGTAGCGTAGACTGGCTGGTTCGTTTATTCCTCAAGCAATTCGATGAGCGGGCGGTGGTGCGAAGCCAGAATCCTATACGCCTCGATGATGAAGACCTTCCCCTACCGGACTTGGCTCTTCTGGAATGGAAAGAAGATTTTTATCGTCAGGGGCACCCCAGACCGGAAAACGTTTATTTGGTGGTCGAGGTCTCGGATGCCACCCTTTGGTTTGACCGAAGCAGCAAGCTCAAACGTTATGCCAAAGCTGGGCTTCGTGAGGTCTGGATCGTCAACCTCAAAGACCGGCAGACCGAGGTTTTCCGCGACCCCTCGGGCGAAGAGTACCTGACCCGTTTTGTGGTCAAGCCAGGAGAATCGGTAGCACCGCTGGCCTTCCCCGATGATCCGATCCCCCCGCTGTAAGGTTTTTTTCGCCTTTACATCTGCATAAAGCCCTTGTATATTCAAATCCAGATGCGACGCCCTGCTCGAGCTACCCGCTGAGGGCACCCTTTCTAAGGAAAGGGGCCCTTAGGGTTTGCGAGGGTGGGGTTCGTTTTTTATGCTGTTGGGGCTTGAAAGGAACCTGTCATGTACATGACGACCGCCGAAATCCGTGAGAAATACCTACAGTTCTTCCAGTCGAAGGGCCATCTTCGGCTTCCCTCCTTCAGCGTCATCCCCCAGGACGACCCCTCGCTGTTGTTCATCAACGCGGGCATGACCCCACTTAAACCCTACTTTCTGGGTAAAACCCCGATCTTTCACACCCCCGAGGGCGAGAAGGTCTCTTACCGGGTGACCACTTGCCAGAAGTGCGTGCGCACCGGCGACATAGAAAACGTAGGCCGTACCAACCGGCACCAGACGGTCTTCGAGATGCTAGGAAACTTCAGCTTCGGGGACTACTTCAAGAAAGAGGCGATCCTCTGGGCCTGGGAGTTCCTGACCGATAAGCGGTGGTTGGGCCTCGAGCCGGAGCGCATCTATGTGACTATCTACGAGGAGGACGACGAGGCGTTTGAGTACTGGACCCAAGACGTCGGGTTGCCGCCGGAGCGCCTGCACCGCTTTGGTGCCGATGAGAATTTCTGGCCCGCCGACGCTCCCAGCAAAGGCCCCAACGGGCCCTGCGGGCCGTGCTCGGAGATCTACTACGACCGGGGGCCGGAGTTTGGCGCGGATACCTGGGCCGATTACTACCAGACCCGCGAGAGCAACCGCTTCGTGGAGATTTGGAACCTGGTTTTCCCTCAGTACGACCGCAAGGACGGCGGGGTGCTTGAGCCTTTGCCCAAGCCCAACATCGACACCGGGATGGGCCTGGCGCGGGTGGCGATGGTCTTGCAGGGCGTGACCGACTTCTACGAGACCGACGAGTTCCAGCCGCTCATCGGGCGGGTCGTCGAGCTAAGCGGGGTGAGCTACGAGGGGCCTGCCTCGGTGGCCCACCGGGTTATCGCCGAGCACGCCCGCGCGGTGAGCTTTATCCTCTCGGACGGCGTCACCTTCTCCAACACCGGGCGCGGCTACGTGGTGCGCCGCCTGCTGCGCCGGGCGGTGCGGTATGGCTACTTGCTGGGCCTGCGCGAGGCGTTCATGTACAAGCTGGCCGAGACCGTGGCCGAAGTGATGGGGGGGGTGTACCCTGAGCTAAGGGAAAACCTCGAGAGCGTGCAGCGGCAGATCCGGTTGGAGGAGGAGCGCTTCTTCGAGACCCTCGAGCAGGGCGTGGAGCGCTTGGATGCTTTGCTGTCGGGGCTCGAGCCCGGCGATACCCTCTCCGGCGAGGAGGCTTTCCGGCTGTACGACACCTACGGTTTTCCCTTGGACCTCACCCTCGAGATCGCCGACGAGCGCGGGGTCAAGGTGGACACCGAGGGCTTCGAGCGGGCCCTCGAGCAGGCTCAGGAACTCGCTCGACAGCGCGCGGCCTTCGACAAGGACGTGTTCAAACGGCCCAACGAAGCCCTGCTGGCGTTGGCCAAGGACTATGGCGGTACCGTTTTCGTGGGCTACGAGCGCACCGAGGAGACCGCCCAGGTCAAGCTCTTGTTGGCAGGGAATCAGTCCCTCGACGAGGCCCCCGCCGGGACCGAAGTGCAGGTGGTGCTCGACCGGACCCCCTTTTACGCCGAGGGCGGCGGTCAGGTGGGCGACTCGGGGGTGTTGGAGTGGGCTGGGGGCTGGGCCAAGGTTTCCACCACCCAGAAAAACCCCGACGGCATCTACCTCCACTTGGCTAAGGTAGAGGAAGGGACTCTCAAAGCGGGTACCACCGTGCGGGCTTTGGTAGACCCCCACCGCCGCGATACCGAGAAGAACCACACCGCCACCCACCTCCTGCACGCCGCCTTGCGCGCGGTCTTGGGGGGCCATGTCCGCCAGGCGGGGAGCTACGTGGGGCCGGACCGGCTGCGCTTTGACTTCACCCACCCCGAGCCGGTGAGCCCACGGGAGCTGGCCCGGATCGAGCTGTTGGTGAACCGCTGGATCCAGGCCGATTTCCCGGTTAGCTACACTTACAAACCGCTCGAGGAGGCCAAAAGGGAAGGGGCCATGGCCCTATTCGGGGAGAAATACGCCGACGTGGTGCGGGTGGTGGCGGTGGAGGGCACGGTGGACAACATCTCCTCCAAGGAACTTTGCGGCGGTTGCCACGTGCGCCGCACGGGAGAGATCGGGGTGTTCGTGATCCGCTTCGAGGAGGCGGTCTCGGCGGGGGTGCGCCGGATCGAGGCGCTCACCGGCACCGGGGCCGTTCAGTACGTGCGGGAGAACCTGGGGTTGCTCCAGGGCCTGGCCCGCGAGTTCGGGGTGAACCCAGAGGGCTTGCCGGAGCGTTTGGGTAAGCTCCAAAGCGAGATAAAAGCCCGCGAAAAGGAGATCGAGCGGCTCCGGCGGGAACTGGCCCGGGCCCAGCTGGGCGGCGGGGCGGCCTCCGCGCTCAAAGAAGCGGGCGGCTACAAGTACTTGGCGGTACGGCTCGAGGGCCTCGAGGCCGGGGCTTTGCGCTCGGCTGCCGACGATCTGTTGGACAAGCACCGCGCCGACGTGGTGGCGGTGGGTTCGGGGCAGCACCTGGTCATCAAGCTTTCCAAGGAGGCCCAGGCCAAGGGGCTCGAGGCCGGGGCGGTGATGCAGCGGCTTACCGAGGCGGCGGGCGGGCGCGGGGGCGGCAAAGGGGCCTTGGCCCAGGGGGGCGGCTTCGACCTCGAGCGGGCTTTTGCCGCGCTGGAAGGGGCCCTGCGCTCACGCTGAAGGGATGGGCCTTCAGCCTTGGCTCAGGTGAGTAGCCTAGGATGGGTAAGTAATGAAAGTAGCCGCTTTGGACGTAGGCGAGGCCCGCATCGGCCTGGCGGTGGGGGAGGTGGGCTCGCCCTGGGCTTTTGGGCGGGGTTACTTGGTGCGCCGGACTCCGCAGGCCGACCTGCAAGCGTTACGGGAGTTCGCTTCGGGAGAGGGGGTGGACAAGTTCATCGTGGGCCTTCCTCTTCGCACCGATGGGAGTCCCAGCGCCCAGGCCGCTCGGGTGCTCGAGCTGGTGAGGGCCTTGCGGGAAGCTGGGCTCGAGGTCGAGACCCTCGACGAGCGCTTCACCACCCAGCTGGGGGCCCGGCGGCTGGAGGCGGCGCCCCGGCGGGTGCGGCAGGAGAAGGGTAAGCTGGACGAAGCCGCTGCGGTGGCCTTGCTGGAGGGCTACCTCTGCTTGCGGCGGGACGCCGTGAAGGGAGCGGGGTAGGGGTTGAATCCGGAAAAGCCTATGCCCGAGGGCCTCTCCTCACCCGAGCGCGAGGGCCGCCGCAGCCCCTGGCTGAGGTGGGGGGTATCGCTTCTGTTTAGCCTGCTGGCCGGGGTCTTGGGGTATCTGCTGTGGCTGTCGGGGCCAACCGGGGTGCAGGCCCAGGTGCGGCTCGAGCGGGGCCAGGGGGCGCTGGCGGTGGGCCGCACTCTGGAGCGGGCCGGGCTGGTGCGCTCGGGGCAGCTCTTTGCGATATACCTGCGGGCCTCGGGGCGGGATAGGCTGCTCAAGCCGGGGGTATACCGGCTCGAGGGGGAGGGGATGCGGCGGCTGGCGATCGCCCTCACCGAGGAGGCCCAGCCCCTCACCGTGCGCCTGACCTTTCCCGAGGGCTGGCGCATGCACCAGATGGCCCAGCGGCTCAGCCAACACGGCCTGCCAGGAGAAAAATTCCTCGAACTGGCCGAACACCCGCCCGCCGATCTGCGGCCCAGCTATGTGCAAAGCCCCACCCTCGAGGGCTTTTTGTTCCCCGCCACCTATACCTTCCCCCTCGACGCCACCGCCCGGGAGATCATCCAGGCCATGCTGGCGCGTTTCGAGCAGGAGCTAACCCCCGAGGTACGAAGCCGCTTGGCCCAGGAGAAGCTCAGCGTGCAGCAGTGGGTCACGCTGGCTTCCATCGTTCAGGCCGAGGCCGCCCACCCCCAGGAGAAGCCGCTGATCGCGGGGATCTTCCTCAACCGCTTGGAGGCCGGAATGCCCCTACAGGCCGATCCCACCGTGGCGTACGGCTTGGGTAAGGCCCTCCCCGAGCTCTCCCGGCCAGCCGGGGACTTTGAGAGCGACACCCCCTACAACACCTACCGGGTGGCCGGTTTGCCGCCCGGGGCCATCGGCAACCCTGGCTCCGAGGCCTTGCGGGCGGTGCTCGAGCCCCAGCGCACCGACGGTCAGGGGAGGGCGCTATTCTATTTCTTTCATAGCCGCCAGGGCAAGCTCTTTGTCAACCCCGATTTCGCCAGCCACAGCCGGGATCTGGCGCGCTACCGCTAATGGCCTGATCCACGGCGTTTGGCGCCTTGCGTACGACGTATGCCGTGTAATTTGCACACAATTATTGGGGCGAGCACGGGTAGTATAGGGCGGGTATGGAGTTGATCTTCGAAGTCCGCGATGCCGAGGGGGGGTTCGCCGCCCGCGCGATCGGTGAGGAAAGCATCGCCACCCACGGCCAGACCTGGGAGGAGCTTAAAGCTAATGTGCTCGAGGCCGTGCGCAACTACTTTGGCCCGGGCATGACTCCCCGCCGTGTGCAGCTGCACTACGTCCGCGACGAACTGGTGCTCGTCTAAGCGCCTTTTCTCGCCGCTGGCCGTGCGGGACTTTGCCGGAAGCGCCCGGGGCTGGGCGAGGGCGATCTACCGCGCTTGGCGTTTTGGGCGTGAGGGCCGCAAAGGCCCCGCATGCCTTACCTGAGGGCCTCGAGCCCCTTTCCGGGTCGATACCGCAGCCTCCGGGCCAGGCGCTTGGGGGCGCCCGGATGGTTCTGCGTCTTATCCACCCAGTACAGCTCGTAAGTGATGGCTTCCGGCGTGGCCTCGAGGATGGCATACCCGTTGATATCGCCGTCAAAGAAGTGCAGGTGCGGGTTGGCCTGTTCCAAGAGGGCGTTGCCAGGCCAGAAGGCCAGGCGCCGCAGGGTCTCGGCGGGGCCGGGGCTGGTCAGGGAGGGGGCCATGAACTCGGCCCCTAGCCAGGGTTCGCCGGGTTGGAACGTGAGGGAGACCTGCGCGGCCAGGGCGGAGTGAAGATCGCCGCTCAGCACCACCAGGTTGTCCACCCCGGCTCGAGCCCAGGCCTGCAGCAGGGCCTGGCGCTCGGCAGCGTACCCATCCCAGCCATCGGTGTTGAGGGTGAGGTCGCCCGAGCGCAGCGGGGAGAACATCACCGCGCTGGCCAGGCCCCGCCACTTTGCTGAGCTACGGGTGAGGTTTTCCCTGAGCCAGCGGTACTGCTCGGCCCCCAGCATGGTCTGGGTGGGGCGGGTCTGGGCCGAGCAGGTGGCGAACTGCCGCTGGCCGAAGCCCCCCTCGCCGCAGGGATGGGGCGAGCGGTAGCTGCGGGTATCGGTCACGAACAGCTCGAGCAGATCGCCAAAGGCTAGCTTGCGGTACTGGCTGATCTGGCGGTGAGGCTCGCTGGCCGTAGGGTCGTAGACCACCCGCGCCGGGACGTACTCGCTCCAGGCTTGGTTGGCCTCGAGCCGGAGCTTCCTGAGGCGTTCGGGCTGGTTCTTGAAGGGGTGATCGGGGGCTCCGGGCGCGTCGGTGGCGGGGTCCCAGTAGGTGTCGTTGGCGAACTCGTGGTCGTCCCACAAGAAGACCCAAGGGTGGGCGGCCAGGGCTTGTTGCAAAAAGGGGTCGCTGCGGTAGGTGCGGTACAGGGCGCGGTAATCGGCCAGGTTTACGGCCAGATAGCTCCCGCTCGGCAGGCTAAAGGCCCGCCCCGCAAACCGCTCGCGGCGGTAGCGGGGGTCACCGGAGTACTCGTAGATGAAGTCTCCCAGGTGGAGGATCGCGTCGAGATCCTCTCGGGCCAGGTGGGCGAGGGCTCCGTAGTAGCCGCTCCCGAACTCCTGGCAGGTGACGAGGCCCAGGCGCAGACGCTCGGGCATGGTGCCGGGTGGGGGCAGGGTGCGGGTACGCCCGATGGGGCTGGCCACGCCGCGGTAGATGAAGCGGTAAAAGTAGCCCCTTCCCGGCTCGAGCTGGCCATCCAGGTCGGCCCGCACGGTGTAGTCGCTCTCGGGACCGAAGCCGGTTTCGATCAGGCCCCCTTGGGGTTCGAGAAAATCCGCCGATTCACAAGCTTCGACCGCGATGGGCTCACCGGGCTGGAAGGCTTCCGGGGCGACCCGCGTCCACAGCACCACCCCGTCCGGGCTTGGATCGCCGGAGGCTACGCCGAGGGGGAAAACCGCCTGGGGCTCGAGCGGGGCCTGCCCCCGCGGCAGCCCCGCCAACCCCAGGCCCAAGCCGAGCAGCTTGCGACGGCTGAGCCGGACCTGCATCGATCGCTGGGTCAGTGGCTACGGATCACCAGCACGGGCTTTTCCGAGCGGTGCAACACCCCTTCGGTCACCGAGCCTAAGAGGAGCCGGTCGATGCCGCTGCGCCCGTGGGTGCCCATTACAATCAGGTCGTGGCTTTTGGCTTCGCTCAGGATGGCGTCTATGGGTTTGCCCTCGCGCAGCTTGCTCTGGGCGCTCACCCCAGCCCGGGCCGCCATTTGCAGGGCTGCTTCCAGGGCTTCGTTCCCGGCTTTTTTGAGGTCTTCGATCAGCTCGAGGCCATACGGCACCGCCTCGGGGCTGATCCAGAGGGTGCGGGTGGGGTCTTCCACCACGTACACGAAGGTCACCTGGGCGCCTAGGGTTTTGGCCAGCTCGAGCCCCTGCTCGATGGCCTTGGTGCTACAGCTGCTGCCATCGGTGGGCATCAGGATTTTGCCGTACATACACCACCTCAATCCTAGTGTAGTCCTGAAACGCAAGGACAATCTACCCTGAAGGTGCCCGTCGTACGGACCCACCGGCCGAAGACCGGGTACACTGAGCTGCAGGCCCACCGTACCGTCAGGACGGGCACCGGTTGAGGGCAACCCCATGGGCGCGGACTGGCTTTGGAATACGGAGAGGATATGTTGATTTACGGACGCAATCCAGTGCTCGAGGCGATCAAGGAGGGTCAGGCGGTGCGGGTCTGGGTCGCCAAAGGCGTGGAGCACTGGCTGATCCGTGAGCTCGAGCGGCTAGGGGCAGATTACGAGCTGCTCCCCCGCATCGAGCTCGATCAGAGGGTGCGCACCACCCAGCACCAGGGCTTGGTGGCCGAGGTGGCCGAACTCAAATTCTCGCACCCCGAGGCCCCTTTCCGCCTGGCCGAGGAGCGTGGAGAAGAGATCTTGCTGGTGTTGCTGGACGGGGTGACCGACCCCCGCAACTACGGGGCCATCATCCGGACGGCCTTGGCCCTGGGAGCTCACGGGGTCGTCACGGAGGAACGCCGCAGCGCCCCGCTCTCGCCGTTGGTGCTCAAGGCCTCGGCGGGGATGGCCCACAAGCTACCCTTGGTACAGATCAAGAATCTGCCGCGTTACATGGAGGAGCTCAAGGAACGCGGGGTGTGGATCTACGGGGCCAGCGGCAGAGGACAAAAAGACCTGGCCGGGCTCGACTATAAACGCCCCTTAGCCATCGTGATCGGTTCGGAGGGAGAAGGGATGCGCCGGTTGGTCCAGCAGCGCTGTGACGAGACCGCACGCATCCCTCTTTCCCCTGGGGCCGAGTCGCTGAACGCGAGCGTTGCCCTGGCGATTTTCCTTTACCAGGCGAGGCTGGGGCGGGTACACTGACCGCTTAGAGGCTGGACTGCGCTGCACTGAGGCCAGATGGCAAAACCGTCCTTACCTCCCGCCGATTCGACCCGCCTGATCGGGGCGGAGCGTTACGCTTTGCTGGGCACCTTCCCCCGCCCCTTCGCGGAGGGGATCCGGGTGCGCCTCGAGGGCCGCAAGATCCCGGTTTTCCTGGAGACCCCCTTCACCTACTTTGGCCTGCCTGAGGCCTATATCGGTACCTATACCGGAGATGTGGCGCTGTGGATCCCCCAGCGCCTCTACGACGAGGCGTTGATGATTCTCGAGCGCGACCAGTAAGCGGCCGATTTTCCCCGGGAGAGAGCCTTTAGCGCCCAATGCCCCAACAATCGAGCCACCGGTGCACTAGCCCCTGGGCGTTTTGCGGTATAACCCTCTTATGAGCGTCGTAGGGATTGACCTGGGCGGGACCAAGATTGCG encodes:
- a CDS encoding alkaline phosphatase; this translates as MQVRLSRRKLLGLGLGLAGLPRGQAPLEPQAVFPLGVASGDPSPDGVVLWTRVAPEAFQPGEPIAVEACESADFLEPQGGLIETGFGPESDYTVRADLDGQLEPGRGYFYRFIYRGVASPIGRTRTLPPPGTMPERLRLGLVTCQEFGSGYYGALAHLAREDLDAILHLGDFIYEYSGDPRYRRERFAGRAFSLPSGSYLAVNLADYRALYRTYRSDPFLQQALAAHPWVFLWDDHEFANDTYWDPATDAPGAPDHPFKNQPERLRKLRLEANQAWSEYVPARVVYDPTASEPHRQISQYRKLAFGDLLELFVTDTRSYRSPHPCGEGGFGQRQFATCSAQTRPTQTMLGAEQYRWLRENLTRSSAKWRGLASAVMFSPLRSGDLTLNTDGWDGYAAERQALLQAWARAGVDNLVVLSGDLHSALAAQVSLTFQPGEPWLGAEFMAPSLTSPGPAETLRRLAFWPGNALLEQANPHLHFFDGDINGYAILEATPEAITYELYWVDKTQNHPGAPKRLARRLRYRPGKGLEALR
- a CDS encoding universal stress protein — encoded protein: MYGKILMPTDGSSCSTKAIEQGLELAKTLGAQVTFVYVVEDPTRTLWISPEAVPYGLELIEDLKKAGNEALEAALQMAARAGVSAQSKLREGKPIDAILSEAKSHDLIVMGTHGRSGIDRLLLGSVTEGVLHRSEKPVLVIRSH
- the mltG gene encoding endolytic transglycosylase MltG; this translates as MPEGLSSPEREGRRSPWLRWGVSLLFSLLAGVLGYLLWLSGPTGVQAQVRLERGQGALAVGRTLERAGLVRSGQLFAIYLRASGRDRLLKPGVYRLEGEGMRRLAIALTEEAQPLTVRLTFPEGWRMHQMAQRLSQHGLPGEKFLELAEHPPADLRPSYVQSPTLEGFLFPATYTFPLDATAREIIQAMLARFEQELTPEVRSRLAQEKLSVQQWVTLASIVQAEAAHPQEKPLIAGIFLNRLEAGMPLQADPTVAYGLGKALPELSRPAGDFESDTPYNTYRVAGLPPGAIGNPGSEALRAVLEPQRTDGQGRALFYFFHSRQGKLFVNPDFASHSRDLARYR
- the rlmB gene encoding 23S rRNA (guanosine(2251)-2'-O)-methyltransferase RlmB, coding for MLIYGRNPVLEAIKEGQAVRVWVAKGVEHWLIRELERLGADYELLPRIELDQRVRTTQHQGLVAEVAELKFSHPEAPFRLAEERGEEILLVLLDGVTDPRNYGAIIRTALALGAHGVVTEERRSAPLSPLVLKASAGMAHKLPLVQIKNLPRYMEELKERGVWIYGASGRGQKDLAGLDYKRPLAIVIGSEGEGMRRLVQQRCDETARIPLSPGAESLNASVALAIFLYQARLGRVH
- a CDS encoding 2-oxoisovalerate dehydrogenase, coding for MELIFEVRDAEGGFAARAIGEESIATHGQTWEELKANVLEAVRNYFGPGMTPRRVQLHYVRDELVLV